From bacterium, one genomic window encodes:
- a CDS encoding ABC transporter permease, with translation MSSPSTASPKGGKSHREYHKPGLHWLRHLGENWEIYRRNPMGLIGLGLLGMFALMALLSFVPPMIDPMYHPMSGVDPEIDRSVGPTARHWLGTDFMGRDILSQLLTGARVAFLIGVSAAFMAVAIGTLVGMVAGYFGRAVDTLLMRLADIVMVLPGLLVILILSSVLGQLSVWNLVIIIGLLKWAGVSRVIRSQTLSLKVRPYVEAAKVAGASHRRILLRHILPNVLPLSFLYMTFGVTSAILIEAALSFLGFGDPSTVSWGMMLQWIWKTGHMFRAPYWLLPPGICISLITLSFYLVGRAMDEVLNPRLRKEVLEQ, from the coding sequence ATGAGCAGTCCTTCAACTGCATCCCCTAAGGGGGGGAAATCGCACCGCGAATATCACAAACCGGGCCTTCACTGGCTTCGCCATCTGGGTGAAAACTGGGAGATTTACAGAAGAAATCCCATGGGCTTGATAGGGCTGGGTCTTCTGGGCATGTTCGCTTTGATGGCCTTGCTCAGTTTTGTGCCCCCCATGATAGATCCCATGTACCATCCCATGAGCGGAGTGGACCCAGAAATCGACAGATCTGTAGGTCCCACTGCAAGGCACTGGCTCGGAACGGATTTCATGGGAAGGGATATTCTCTCACAGCTTCTCACGGGCGCCAGGGTGGCATTTCTCATAGGTGTCTCTGCTGCTTTCATGGCCGTGGCCATAGGCACGCTGGTGGGAATGGTGGCAGGTTACTTCGGTAGAGCCGTGGATACTCTCCTGATGCGTCTGGCGGATATCGTGATGGTTCTTCCTGGGCTGCTGGTCATATTGATCCTCTCCTCGGTCTTGGGACAGCTTTCGGTTTGGAACCTGGTCATCATAATCGGGTTACTCAAATGGGCAGGGGTTTCCAGGGTCATCAGATCCCAGACCCTTTCCCTGAAGGTAAGGCCGTACGTTGAGGCAGCAAAGGTGGCAGGGGCCTCTCACCGCAGGATCCTCTTGCGTCACATCCTGCCCAATGTATTGCCTCTTTCTTTTCTATACATGACCTTTGGGGTTACTTCTGCCATATTGATCGAGGCAGCCTTGTCTTTCTTGGGTTTCGGAGATCCATCCACTGTGTCCTGGGGCATGATGCTTCAGTGGATCTGGAAGACCGGCCATATGTTTCGGGCTCCTTACTGGCTTCTACCCCCTGGCATATGCATATCCCTCATAACCCTATCCTTCTACCTGGTGG
- a CDS encoding ABC transporter substrate-binding protein, which yields MEEPKTLNILGAKDIWASKVLLFSYQRLYYREPSGQELIPWLASEKAVWDPEAKTVTFRLRDAQWDDGTPFTSEDVAFTADVIRKFRIPAYWNNWNFVERVETPDPRTVRLVLQRPMAILWERTLTSIVIQKKRWKPLFDKAEQLLQESLKAQEASGKSPEEAYRLALAKPLEFLTTHPVTKPESLGPFVLQQWQKGAYIHLARNGRFFGLKKQIAGQDVGPFVDGIIFKIYANNDTAVLALKKGDIDYLWWGIESGYLEDLKSNPNIRMFSALKSGYRYLGFNLRKAPMSDLSFRRAVAFLVDKDFVVQRILHDQGCKLDTLIQPDNVQFCLQKPPTYGEGLSWKQRVEKAKGLLKEAGYTWQVEPVGGNFPGQFSVQGSGLRLPDGQPVPPLNLLTPPADYDAHRAQTGNLIQQWLRDFGVPVNWRPMAFAALTKKVESDRDFDMFVSGWGALGHDPDYLRSFFHSKADVPGGKNSCGYRNPEFDRLADLQAETMDLEKRRDMIMELQKILMQDLPYLPLYVPMNLEAVRVDKFTGWVEMPGGIGNLWTFLKVKPNKK from the coding sequence ATGGAAGAGCCCAAGACGCTCAACATCTTGGGAGCCAAAGACATCTGGGCTTCCAAAGTCTTGTTGTTTTCCTATCAAAGGCTCTACTATCGAGAGCCTTCAGGTCAGGAGTTGATCCCGTGGCTTGCTTCGGAGAAAGCGGTTTGGGACCCTGAAGCCAAGACCGTCACCTTCCGTCTCAGGGATGCACAATGGGACGACGGTACACCTTTTACATCAGAGGATGTGGCCTTCACCGCAGATGTCATTCGTAAGTTTAGAATTCCAGCCTATTGGAACAACTGGAATTTTGTGGAGAGGGTGGAAACCCCTGATCCCAGGACAGTGCGCTTGGTTCTACAAAGACCCATGGCCATCTTGTGGGAAAGGACCCTGACCTCCATAGTGATTCAAAAGAAACGTTGGAAACCCCTCTTTGACAAAGCGGAGCAATTGCTCCAAGAGAGTCTCAAGGCCCAGGAAGCCTCTGGCAAGTCTCCAGAGGAGGCCTATCGCCTGGCTCTAGCCAAGCCCTTGGAATTCTTGACTACCCACCCTGTTACCAAGCCCGAGAGCCTGGGCCCTTTTGTGCTGCAACAATGGCAAAAGGGGGCTTACATACACCTGGCGCGAAACGGGAGGTTCTTCGGACTCAAGAAGCAGATAGCAGGACAGGATGTGGGCCCTTTTGTGGATGGAATAATATTCAAGATTTACGCCAACAACGACACGGCTGTTTTGGCTTTGAAAAAGGGTGATATAGACTACCTCTGGTGGGGTATAGAATCCGGATATCTGGAGGATTTGAAATCCAATCCCAACATACGCATGTTTTCGGCCTTGAAAAGCGGTTATCGTTACCTGGGTTTCAACCTGCGCAAAGCCCCCATGTCCGATTTGTCTTTCAGGCGTGCGGTGGCCTTCCTTGTGGACAAGGACTTCGTGGTTCAGAGAATCCTGCATGACCAGGGCTGCAAATTGGACACCCTGATACAGCCGGACAACGTACAGTTTTGCCTTCAAAAGCCTCCCACCTATGGAGAAGGCTTGAGTTGGAAGCAACGGGTGGAGAAGGCCAAGGGCCTTCTTAAAGAGGCCGGCTATACCTGGCAGGTGGAGCCCGTTGGGGGAAATTTTCCAGGACAGTTCTCTGTTCAGGGAAGTGGACTCAGGCTCCCCGATGGCCAGCCCGTGCCGCCATTGAATCTTCTGACACCCCCGGCAGATTATGATGCCCACAGAGCCCAGACAGGAAACCTCATACAGCAATGGTTGAGGGATTTCGGAGTTCCTGTAAATTGGCGGCCCATGGCCTTTGCGGCCCTGACCAAAAAAGTGGAATCTGACAGGGACTTTGACATGTTTGTGTCGGGTTGGGGAGCTTTGGGACATGATCCAGATTATTTGCGATCTTTTTTCCATTCCAAGGCCGATGTACCAGGAGGAAAGAATTCTTGCGGTTACAGAAACCCAGAGTTCGACAGGCTGGCAGACCTGCAAGCTGAAACCATGGACCTGGAGAAAAGGCGCGATATGATCATGGAGCTTCAAAAAATCCTCATGCAGGATCTGCCTTATTTACCCCTTTATGTGCCCATGAACCTGGAGGCCGTACGAGTGGACAAGTTCACAGGGTGGGTGGAAATGCCAGGTGGCATAGGCAATCTGTGGACGTTCTTGAAGGTTAAGCCCAACAAGAAGTGA
- a CDS encoding RimK family alpha-L-glutamate ligase, translated as MKGKKVRVAILSTRDRRYHPNRRLMESAQAMGHESFLLHPRSVVPRIGTGQAMEKAFDVLVPRIGSTMEDHELAALFHLEQQGIPCLNSFRALVVARDKFLSLRKLESHKIPVPRSVMIQDPAQIPDAVEALGGFPLVAKGLRGRQGTAVERIQDQDFARYVALHPPYPIQAVLLQEFLPQASLGDVRVVVVEGKVVACMRRVPRKGEFRSNVHLRGRGIVWEPPLNWLEMAVMAARVLELSVAGVDMLEGPRGPLVLEVNTTPGFRELERVTGVDVASEIIKAAVKRASQNSSWA; from the coding sequence GTGAAGGGGAAAAAAGTACGAGTGGCCATCCTGAGCACCAGGGATAGAAGATATCATCCCAACCGCAGGCTCATGGAAAGTGCCCAAGCCATGGGACATGAAAGCTTCTTGCTTCATCCTCGCTCTGTTGTGCCCCGAATTGGAACGGGGCAGGCCATGGAAAAGGCCTTTGATGTGCTGGTGCCTCGCATAGGCTCTACCATGGAGGACCACGAGCTGGCTGCGCTTTTCCACCTTGAACAGCAAGGCATCCCCTGTCTAAACAGTTTTAGGGCCTTGGTGGTGGCAAGGGACAAGTTCCTGTCTTTGAGGAAACTGGAGTCTCACAAGATCCCGGTGCCCAGGAGTGTGATGATCCAGGATCCGGCTCAGATACCTGATGCAGTGGAAGCTCTGGGAGGATTTCCTTTGGTGGCCAAAGGCCTCAGGGGAAGGCAAGGTACCGCGGTGGAGAGGATTCAGGATCAGGATTTCGCCAGGTATGTTGCACTCCACCCCCCATACCCCATCCAGGCAGTGTTGCTACAGGAATTCCTGCCCCAGGCCTCTCTCGGGGATGTGCGCGTGGTGGTTGTGGAGGGGAAAGTGGTGGCCTGCATGCGAAGAGTGCCCAGGAAGGGCGAGTTTAGATCCAACGTGCATCTACGAGGCAGGGGCATCGTGTGGGAGCCTCCCTTGAATTGGCTGGAGATGGCCGTGATGGCAGCCCGGGTATTGGAATTAAGCGTGGCAGGCGTGGACATGCTGGAAGGCCCGAGGGGGCCATTGGTGCTGGAGGTGAACACCACCCCGGGCTTCAGAGAGCTTGAGCGGGTCACAGGTGTTGATGTGGCCTCTGAGATAATCAAGGCTGCAGTGAAAAGAGCTTCTCAGAACTCTTCTTGGGCTTGA
- the gshB gene encoding glutathione synthase, giving the protein MRIAFLMDPLEELDPLKDTTAHLMYECVQRGHEIHFLEPHDLYIKSNRIRARMKELTAPPGLSRQETWRIFIQDVMQEKRVFEDITELDALFLRKNPPVNFRTIDFLQFVKDDVFIINDIQGQIKASSKLYTLNFPDIIPETHVSRDPARLRKIIDEFGGDVIMKPTIGFRGTGVIKLSNKDPENLNSLLNFYVDSTKKYEDRNPVIVQEFLEEVRGGDVRIMMLNGEVLGAMRRIPCPGEFRTNLFAGARAEPHTLTASDLHICNRVRERLIQDGLYFVAIDVIGDKLIEINSISPGGIAYLDRLYGIQAEKKVIDFVEEEVFRRKGSTIFHKQKGQIR; this is encoded by the coding sequence GTGCGCATAGCTTTTCTCATGGATCCGTTGGAGGAACTGGATCCCCTCAAAGACACCACGGCCCACTTGATGTACGAGTGTGTGCAAAGGGGACATGAAATCCATTTTCTAGAGCCCCACGATCTGTACATAAAGAGCAATAGAATCAGGGCCCGCATGAAGGAGCTCACAGCCCCCCCGGGTCTTTCCAGGCAAGAGACCTGGAGAATCTTTATTCAGGACGTTATGCAAGAAAAGAGAGTCTTCGAAGATATAACAGAGCTTGACGCTCTTTTTCTGAGGAAAAATCCACCTGTCAACTTTAGGACCATAGATTTTCTTCAGTTTGTAAAAGACGATGTTTTTATCATAAACGACATCCAGGGGCAGATAAAGGCATCAAGTAAGTTATACACTTTGAATTTTCCTGACATCATTCCAGAAACACATGTTTCCAGGGATCCTGCCCGTCTTAGGAAAATCATAGACGAGTTTGGTGGTGATGTAATCATGAAGCCCACCATAGGATTTAGAGGAACTGGAGTAATAAAACTCAGCAATAAAGACCCTGAAAATCTCAATTCTCTTCTCAATTTCTACGTGGACAGCACCAAGAAGTATGAAGACAGGAATCCGGTCATCGTGCAGGAGTTCTTGGAAGAGGTTAGAGGCGGTGATGTCAGGATCATGATGCTCAACGGAGAGGTTTTGGGGGCCATGCGCCGTATTCCGTGTCCGGGGGAGTTCCGCACAAACCTCTTTGCTGGAGCCAGAGCAGAACCTCATACTCTTACAGCCTCGGATCTGCACATCTGTAACAGAGTTAGGGAGAGGCTGATTCAAGATGGGCTTTACTTTGTTGCCATAGACGTCATAGGTGATAAACTGATAGAAATCAACTCCATCAGTCCAGGCGGCATAGCATATCTGGACCGATTGTACGGTATCCAGGCCGAGAAAAAAGTAATAGATTTCGTGGAGGAGGAGGTATTCCGAAGAAAGGGCTCCACCATATTCCATAAGCAAAAGGGGCAAATTAGATGA
- a CDS encoding ABC transporter permease, with amino-acid sequence MNLRKFLIVRSWQILLTFFIILTLLFVLFRMAPGDPLSTIADPLMTEEEVEILKVQFGLDQPLHRQFLLYLWNFIRGEFGTSFHYRQPVVEILADRLPKTALLFTTVTVLYAMAGISLGKILAWKRGTLLDTGMSFLGLLTHTFFLPWLALLMIWVFGYQLGWFPLNGIVSPEVWLDPDSGLVRKTLDVLHHMALPMGVLFLTHFGGYTLVMRSTMLETLREDYILTARAKGLPEKLIRNRHAAPNASLPVVTSLGLSLAFSINGGALTETIFSWPGLGRELVSSVAQGDYPLAQAAFLLIAAFVLVSNLLVDIIYAYLDPRIRY; translated from the coding sequence ATGAATCTTCGCAAGTTTCTCATAGTGCGCTCCTGGCAGATACTGCTTACTTTTTTCATCATCCTGACCCTGCTTTTTGTGCTTTTCCGCATGGCTCCTGGAGACCCCCTTTCCACCATAGCGGATCCCTTGATGACTGAAGAGGAAGTAGAAATCCTCAAGGTTCAGTTCGGTTTGGATCAACCTCTTCATAGGCAGTTTCTACTGTATCTTTGGAATTTCATCAGAGGAGAGTTCGGCACATCTTTCCACTACCGCCAACCCGTGGTGGAGATCCTTGCAGACAGACTCCCCAAGACTGCCCTTTTGTTCACCACCGTGACCGTGCTGTATGCCATGGCAGGCATATCACTGGGTAAAATACTGGCATGGAAAAGAGGGACTCTTCTGGACACGGGAATGAGCTTCCTGGGACTCCTGACACACACCTTTTTCTTGCCATGGCTGGCTCTGCTTATGATCTGGGTTTTCGGTTACCAGCTGGGATGGTTCCCTCTAAACGGAATAGTCTCACCAGAAGTTTGGTTGGATCCTGACTCAGGCCTTGTACGTAAGACCCTGGATGTGCTCCACCACATGGCCTTGCCCATGGGTGTCTTGTTCTTGACCCATTTCGGAGGCTACACCCTGGTCATGAGAAGCACCATGCTGGAGACCCTGCGGGAGGACTATATTCTGACAGCCAGGGCCAAGGGGCTCCCAGAAAAGCTGATACGCAACCGCCATGCAGCCCCCAATGCCTCCCTGCCGGTTGTGACCAGTCTGGGTTTGAGCCTGGCTTTTTCCATAAATGGTGGGGCTTTGACGGAAACCATATTTTCCTGGCCAGGGCTGGGAAGAGAGCTGGTTTCCTCTGTGGCCCAGGGAGACTATCCCCTGGCCCAGGCAGCCTTCTTACTCATAGCCGCTTTTGTGCTGGTTTCCAATCTATTGGTGGACATTATCTACGCTTATCTGGACCCAAGGATCAGATATTGA